A portion of the Paucilactobacillus hokkaidonensis JCM 18461 genome contains these proteins:
- the sufB gene encoding Fe-S cluster assembly protein SufB, with product MAEKTVLDDLKQSDYQYGFQDQLIPLFTTGTGLNEDVIREISRQKEEPSWMLEIRLTAYHQFLTMKMPTFGPDLSNLDLDRINYFQRSTDAVARKWADVPDQIKTTFEKIGVPQAEREYLAGASAQYESEAVYANLKHDLQEKGIIFMDTDSALRQYPELVHEYFAQLVPSDNNIFAALNTAVWSGGTFIYVPKGVHADVPIQSFFRINAGNTGQFERTLIIVDEGGSVNYVEGCTAPTYSDDSLHAAVVEVFVKRDAFCRYTTIQNWSDNVYSLETKRACAAENAVMEWVDGNLGSKVTMKYPSIYLTGEHAKGTMLSIAFANGQVDQDTGAQMIHQAPHTSSTIISKSICRAGGICDYRGKVAMNADSHGSSSHVECDTIIMDDESTSDTIPYNQVEIGDVTLEHEAKVSKVSEEELYYLMSRGLSENEATKMIIMGFIEPFTQQLPMEYAVELNRLIDFQMEGSIG from the coding sequence ATGGCCGAAAAAACCGTCTTAGATGATTTAAAACAAAGTGATTACCAGTATGGCTTTCAAGATCAGTTAATACCATTATTTACTACTGGAACTGGACTAAATGAAGATGTGATTCGAGAAATATCGCGGCAAAAAGAAGAGCCAAGCTGGATGCTTGAAATCAGGTTAACGGCTTACCATCAGTTTTTGACGATGAAGATGCCCACGTTTGGTCCAGATTTGAGTAACCTAGATTTAGATCGAATTAATTATTTTCAACGGTCAACAGATGCGGTTGCACGAAAGTGGGCGGATGTGCCTGATCAAATTAAAACGACATTTGAAAAAATTGGAGTGCCACAGGCGGAACGCGAATATCTGGCGGGTGCATCAGCGCAGTATGAATCGGAGGCCGTTTATGCTAATTTGAAACATGATCTGCAAGAAAAAGGAATTATTTTTATGGATACGGATAGTGCTTTGCGGCAGTATCCGGAGTTAGTCCATGAATATTTTGCTCAGTTAGTGCCGAGTGATAATAATATTTTTGCGGCCCTGAATACTGCGGTTTGGTCGGGCGGTACGTTTATCTATGTACCCAAAGGTGTTCATGCGGATGTGCCGATTCAAAGCTTTTTTAGAATTAATGCAGGTAATACGGGGCAGTTTGAACGGACGCTGATTATTGTGGACGAAGGTGGCAGTGTGAATTACGTTGAGGGATGTACAGCACCGACTTATTCAGACGATAGTTTGCATGCTGCTGTGGTGGAAGTATTTGTTAAGCGGGATGCTTTTTGTCGCTACACTACAATTCAAAACTGGTCTGATAACGTTTATAGTTTGGAAACTAAGCGTGCCTGTGCTGCCGAAAACGCAGTGATGGAGTGGGTTGATGGTAATTTAGGATCTAAGGTAACGATGAAGTATCCCAGTATTTATCTAACCGGAGAACACGCTAAGGGAACCATGCTATCAATTGCATTTGCTAATGGGCAAGTAGATCAAGATACTGGCGCACAAATGATTCATCAAGCACCGCACACTAGTTCAACTATCATTTCTAAGTCAATTTGTCGTGCGGGTGGCATCTGTGATTACCGTGGTAAAGTGGCGATGAATGCTGACAGCCATGGTTCTAGTTCGCATGTGGAATGTGATACGATAATCATGGATGATGAATCAACAAGTGATACCATTCCGTATAATCAAGTGGAAATTGGGGATGTCACACTAGAACATGAGGCAAAGGTATCAAAAGTTTCAGAAGAAGAACTATATTATTTAATGAGTCGGGGGTTATCGGAAAATGAAGCGACCAAAATGATCATCATGGGTTTCATTGAACCGTTCACGCAGCAATTGCCAATGGAATATGCAGTGGAATTAAACCGATTAATTGATTTTCAGATGGAGGGGTCAATCGGGTAA
- the guaD gene encoding guanine deaminase — protein sequence MIKAVESLVIEGSFFSASKSTVVNYKHHSLISIDQNGMIDRVINEHQEDYDQVRKRADHAGRLIELQPDEYLLPGFIDLHVHAPQWPQAGLALDRPLNEWLNHYTFPLEARYQDSQFAQHVYEQLVPELLANGTTTALYFGTIHNSANLILAKAAVKFGQRAFIGKVAMDNPEQTPSYYRDESSQAALSQTDEFIQKMESLQQQTGGHITPVITPRFVPSCTDETLNGLGQIARKYDLPIQSHCSESNWEHQYVIDRFGQHDAQVLDKFGLLTQRSVMAHGTQLDDTDIDLFKQRGSAVAHCPISNAYFGNGVLPVNKLIVNHNKIGLGSDISGGYSPSLYENSRQAVQASRMLEDGTDTTLPASKRGASNRRISMKTSFYMATVGGADSLNIMAGKIEPGYVADLQIVQDKNADFAAEPADVLDRLMYQTSPATIKKVFVGGQLVTEK from the coding sequence ATGATTAAGGCTGTGGAGTCGTTAGTGATTGAAGGATCATTTTTTAGTGCATCTAAATCAACTGTAGTCAATTATAAACATCATTCATTAATAAGTATTGATCAAAATGGGATGATTGATCGAGTAATTAACGAACATCAGGAAGATTATGATCAAGTTCGAAAAAGAGCCGATCATGCAGGGCGGCTAATTGAGTTGCAGCCAGATGAATATTTGTTACCTGGTTTTATCGATTTACACGTCCACGCGCCCCAGTGGCCACAAGCCGGGCTTGCATTGGATCGACCGCTGAATGAGTGGCTAAATCATTATACATTTCCATTAGAAGCACGCTACCAAGATTCACAATTTGCCCAGCATGTTTATGAACAATTGGTTCCAGAATTATTGGCCAATGGAACTACAACTGCATTGTATTTTGGCACAATTCATAATTCAGCTAATTTAATATTGGCCAAGGCTGCCGTTAAATTTGGTCAACGCGCGTTTATTGGTAAAGTGGCAATGGATAATCCGGAGCAAACACCATCCTATTATCGAGATGAAAGTTCGCAGGCAGCACTCAGCCAAACAGATGAATTTATCCAGAAGATGGAATCATTGCAACAACAGACTGGTGGGCACATCACTCCTGTAATTACCCCCCGATTTGTTCCTAGTTGTACAGATGAAACTTTAAATGGACTCGGCCAAATAGCACGAAAATATGATTTACCAATTCAATCGCATTGTAGTGAAAGTAATTGGGAGCATCAATATGTGATTGATCGATTTGGACAACATGATGCACAGGTATTAGACAAGTTTGGCTTGTTAACTCAGCGTTCAGTCATGGCACATGGAACTCAATTAGATGATACAGATATTGATCTATTCAAGCAACGTGGTAGTGCTGTTGCCCATTGCCCGATTTCAAATGCATACTTTGGCAATGGAGTTTTACCGGTTAATAAGCTGATAGTTAACCATAATAAAATTGGCTTAGGTAGTGATATTTCTGGTGGATATTCACCAAGTTTGTATGAAAATAGTCGTCAAGCTGTTCAAGCATCAAGAATGCTGGAAGATGGAACGGATACCACTTTACCAGCTTCAAAACGGGGTGCTTCAAATAGGCGTATATCCATGAAAACATCTTTTTATATGGCAACAGTTGGTGGAGCTGACAGTCTAAATATTATGGCAGGAAAAATCGAACCTGGCTATGTTGCTGATCTTCAAATTGTGCAAGATAAAAATGCCGATTTTGCGGCCGAACCGGCGGATGTATTGGATCGGTTAATGTATCAGACGAGTCCTGCAACTATTAAAAAAGTTTTTGTTGGTGGACAATTAGTAACTGAAAAATAA
- a CDS encoding uracil-xanthine permease family protein: protein MQAQNEGLLIGPDDKVDNVEAGVLGLQHVLAMDVYVPPVILAGMLSMGTADTSGLLQSTFLAAGIGTILQTWLFMKMPVSQGPSFVPLSAAAGVVLASGGVASGMGTLLGALIVGAILLILLGLSGAFQKIISTLVPAVVGGTIITCVGLSLIPSALNDNVFEASGNINQNIVLAVITAGTLLLSVAISIRFPKVQRVFKTGSIVLALLVGTGVSAMMGRFDWQTVANSPWVSLPGRTIFHYGVHFSFTAIITFIIIYAILTTETTGTWFAMGAVTNHKITKRQWNRGIIGEGLSCLVAALAGTTPVTGYSTNAGIISITGIASKRVFIAAGGWFILLGFFSKLSAFLSAIPAPVIGGVFAIICVTIMLNGLNVIRGLKTGESDLYIIGLPIILTIALVLLPSKVLNETPQMMQYLLASPIAIAAITAIILNLIMPRRRNFQSLDD, encoded by the coding sequence ATGCAAGCGCAAAATGAAGGATTATTGATTGGACCAGATGATAAAGTTGATAATGTTGAGGCTGGTGTTTTAGGCTTACAACATGTGTTAGCAATGGATGTTTATGTTCCGCCAGTTATTTTGGCAGGAATGCTGTCCATGGGAACTGCTGATACTTCCGGACTACTCCAGTCAACATTCTTAGCAGCTGGAATTGGTACCATTTTACAAACGTGGTTGTTCATGAAAATGCCTGTTTCACAAGGCCCTTCATTTGTGCCACTAAGTGCTGCAGCTGGTGTTGTTTTAGCTAGTGGTGGCGTTGCCAGTGGAATGGGGACGTTACTGGGTGCCCTAATTGTAGGTGCAATTTTGTTGATTCTACTCGGGCTTAGTGGTGCGTTTCAAAAAATAATTTCAACGTTAGTTCCAGCAGTTGTTGGTGGCACAATAATCACCTGTGTTGGTTTGTCATTAATTCCATCTGCTTTAAATGATAATGTATTTGAAGCGAGTGGCAATATTAATCAAAATATTGTGCTGGCTGTCATCACTGCTGGTACATTACTCCTTTCCGTAGCAATTAGTATTCGTTTTCCTAAGGTCCAACGGGTATTCAAGACTGGTTCGATTGTGTTGGCGTTATTAGTTGGCACCGGTGTTTCGGCCATGATGGGTCGATTTGATTGGCAGACGGTTGCTAATTCACCATGGGTTAGTTTGCCTGGTCGAACTATTTTTCATTATGGGGTTCATTTTTCATTCACGGCCATTATCACGTTTATTATTATTTATGCAATTTTAACAACAGAAACTACTGGAACTTGGTTCGCCATGGGCGCCGTTACCAATCATAAAATTACTAAGCGACAATGGAATCGGGGAATTATCGGTGAAGGATTAAGCTGTTTAGTGGCCGCTTTGGCAGGAACCACTCCGGTAACTGGATATTCAACTAATGCTGGAATTATTTCAATCACTGGAATTGCAAGTAAGCGTGTCTTCATTGCTGCTGGTGGTTGGTTTATCTTATTAGGATTTTTCAGTAAATTGTCTGCGTTTCTGTCAGCTATTCCGGCCCCAGTGATCGGTGGTGTATTTGCAATTATCTGTGTGACGATCATGTTAAATGGCCTCAATGTTATTCGTGGACTAAAAACAGGTGAGAGTGATTTATATATTATTGGATTACCGATTATTTTGACAATTGCCCTTGTGTTACTTCCTAGCAAAGTATTGAATGAAACGCCACAAATGATGCAATACTTACTTGCTTCGCCAATTGCGATTGCGGCAATTACTGCTATTATATTAAATTTAATTATGCCACGGCGTCGAAACTTTCAATCGTTGGATGATTAG
- a CDS encoding LysM peptidoglycan-binding domain-containing protein — MKLSKNVIKFTAAVAGTVALGTVAVATNASADEIYTVQSGDTLSEISYKYSNDLSMVDTLTQKNSIADKNLIYVGQKLMIEDNGDVHQATQQEVATTPAASSSATTSSAATSTATSTSSVATSTATSTSTTATSQATSASQSTASQASSSNTSTSSSYTSSASGSEASAKAAIAARESGGSYTATNGQYVGKYQLSSSYLNGDYSAANQERVADSYVARSYGSWSAALAHSNATGWY, encoded by the coding sequence ATGAAATTAAGCAAAAACGTTATTAAGTTCACAGCCGCAGTCGCAGGTACAGTTGCATTAGGTACCGTTGCAGTTGCCACAAACGCTAGCGCCGATGAAATTTACACAGTTCAATCAGGCGACACTCTTTCAGAAATTTCTTACAAATACTCTAATGATCTCAGCATGGTTGATACCTTGACACAAAAGAACAGCATTGCTGACAAAAACTTGATCTACGTTGGTCAAAAATTAATGATTGAAGATAATGGTGATGTTCACCAAGCTACACAACAAGAAGTTGCAACAACTCCTGCTGCTAGTTCAAGTGCTACAACTTCTAGCGCAGCTACTTCTACTGCTACTTCAACTTCTAGTGTTGCTACTTCTACTGCAACAAGTACAAGTACAACTGCTACTAGTCAAGCAACTTCAGCTAGTCAAAGCACTGCTTCACAAGCATCAAGCTCAAACACTTCTACTTCAAGCAGTTACACAAGCTCAGCATCTGGTTCAGAAGCTTCTGCCAAGGCTGCAATTGCTGCACGTGAATCAGGCGGTTCATATACAGCTACAAATGGCCAATACGTTGGTAAATATCAATTGAGTTCAAGTTACCTAAATGGTGATTACTCAGCTGCTAATCAAGAACGTGTTGCCGATTCATACGTAGCAAGGAGTTACGGTTCATGGTCAGCTGCATTGGCACATTCAAATGCTACTGGTTGGTACTAA
- a CDS encoding acyl-CoA thioesterase: MPTITCNDTLAVACHRIFPTDLNEHGTLFGGRVLDLVDREASIAAMRIARQTVVTATIDHVNFIAPFKAQDSMCLEAYVTGFGNRSIEVFAKVTGEHLKTGKRFLGFTCFITFVIDDVTAEVTFDHIAPETKEQQTMCANYSERVAQRKQLRLASQTAIDNINIEFPWSKF, encoded by the coding sequence ATGCCAACAATCACTTGCAATGACACTTTAGCAGTCGCCTGTCATCGAATTTTTCCAACCGATTTAAATGAACACGGAACTTTGTTTGGCGGTCGTGTTTTGGATTTAGTGGACCGTGAAGCTTCGATCGCCGCAATGCGCATTGCACGTCAAACTGTCGTGACGGCCACCATTGATCATGTCAACTTCATTGCCCCATTTAAAGCTCAAGATTCAATGTGCCTTGAAGCATATGTGACCGGTTTTGGTAATCGTTCCATTGAAGTCTTTGCCAAAGTGACTGGTGAACATTTAAAAACTGGTAAACGATTTTTAGGGTTCACTTGTTTTATCACATTTGTGATTGATGATGTCACTGCAGAAGTGACATTTGATCATATTGCTCCCGAAACCAAGGAACAACAGACCATGTGTGCTAACTACAGTGAACGTGTTGCACAACGTAAACAGCTGCGGTTAGCCAGTCAAACAGCGATAGATAATATCAATATTGAATTTCCATGGTCAAAATTCTAA